The bacterium genome includes the window TCGCGCCGTACGCGGCCTACACGCTCTCGCGCCACCTGCTCAAAATCCTGTCCCAGCACGCCCGCGAACTGCGCATCCCCTGCAAGATTCACGTCGCGGAGACGTTTTCCGAGATGCAGTTCTTCTACGAATCCTCCGGGGAGATCGCGGAGCGGCTCTTCCCCGCCATGGGATGGGCGAATCAGCTCCCGCCGGAGCACCGCAAGACGCCCATCCAGTACCTGGATTCGATCGGATTCCTGGAGAACGCCACGCTCATCGGCTGCAACCACCTGGCCGACAACGACCTGGAGACGATCGCCCGCAACCGCGCGCGCGTGGTGCACAGCCCGCGGTCCAACGCGAGGCTCAAGCTCGGAAATCCGCCGCTCAAGAAGCTTCGAGAGACGGGCTCGCTCGTCGCGCTCGGCACCGACGGCACGGGCGCCCTCTATTCCCTTTCGCTCTGGGACGAGATGCGCTTCATCCGGAACCATTACCCCGAGGCCGATCAGCCGTCGCCGGAGGACCTCCTCCGCATGGCGACGATCGAGGGCGCCAAGGCCCTGGGCTTGGGCGACCGGATCGGCACCCTCGAGCGCGGCAAGGAGGCGGACCTGATCGCCGTCCGCCTGCCCGAGAAGGTCACCCCCAAACGCCTTGCCAACACCCTGATCGAGAACACCACCGACCGCGAGATCGCCGCCGTCTTCGTCGAAGGCAAGCGGGTCAGGGTGTGAACGTTGGCGTGAGCGAGGATCGGATTCATTCCGTCCGAGCGAACAGGGGGCTCGGGGGAGGCCCGAAGGGATCCCCCGGTATCAAGATCGTCGCCACGAACCGCCAGGCCGGATTCCGTTACGAACTCTTGGACAAGTACGAGGCGGGGATGGTCCTTCTCGGCAGCGAGGTGAAGTCCCTGCGCGACGGCAACGCCAACATCGGCGACGCCTACGTCGTCCATACGAGGTCCGGCGAGCTCATCCTCTACAACTCGCACATCGCCCCCTACCCGCCGGCCAACCGCTTGAATCACGCGCCCCTGCGTCCCCGGAAGCTCCTCCTCCACGCCCATGAGCTCGAACACCTCATCGGCAAGCTCAAGGAGCGCGGCCTCACGCTCATCCCCACGAAGATCTACTTCAAGAACGGCCGGGCCAAGATCGAGATCTGCCTCGCGCGGGGAAAGAAGAACATCGACAAGCGGGAGGACATCAAGAAGAAGGAGCAAAAGCGCGAGATGGACCGCGCGATGCGGCGGAAACGGTAGGGGCGGGATCACCCCGCCCCTACATGCGTTTGAAATAAAATTCGTTGGAGTATTGAAACAGGTCCGGCTGGCCCTTCACTCTCGCCTTCAGCCGGAATTTTCCAAAAGGCAGATCGGCCAGAGCCTCCTGTTGCTTGCTCAGGGGAACGGTTGCGTCGACTTGGCCGACGACCGTCCACCGGCCCCGATCGAAAAATTCGATGTCGACCGCCGGTTCGATGGCCCCGCCCTCGACCTTCAGCGAGTCCAAGGCCTTCTTCCCGACCGACCGGTCGGGCGCGACCGTGAGCGTGACCGGCGCCGCCGCGTTCTTCTCCCCCACCCACGCCTTGCGGGGCGCGGGCTCGCCCCAGGTCCTCACCGGCCCCACGTCCACGTGCACCATATGAAGCGACGGATAGAACCCGACGCCGCCGGTCTTGAGCGACTCGGCGTAAGCCTTGAGCGCCTCCTCGGTGATCTCGTCCAAATGAAGATCCGCCGCCATGGCCTTGGTGTGAAAGCTCTCGTTCGCCACGGCGTGGCCGGTCGCCTTCAACTCCTTGTTGAAGGCCGTGCTCCGGTAACCGGAAATGATCTCGACCTGGCGGACGCCGAAGTGGTCCTCGATCCGGTCGATGAGTTCGAGGAGATTCCGGTCGACGGGCAGGACCTTGTCGGAATCCCTCGACCGGAAGATCGTCTCGAGCTGCTTCAGGGACTCGGGCAGGTACCGGTCCCCCTCCCGGTAACGGACCCGGGCCGTCTCGCCCAAATGGTAGGTATATAAGGAGAGGACGCCGTCCCCCCCCTCCCCGGCCCCCGGCCAGGCGGACCCTCCTCCCCCCAAAACGAAGGACAAAAAAATTATCATTTTGATAATTTTTTTTATTTTCCCGGCTGATTTCAATGTTTTTCGCATCATGGGTCGATTCCGAATGCCGCACCCAGTCAACTCCTAAGGGGGCGCGGCCGATCCTTTTACCTATACAGGAGGTCTCCATGAAGTCACCCATCCTCTATGCCTTTGCCCTCGCGACCCTGTCCGCGCCCCTCTTCATGGGCCAGGCGGGCCTGACCGACGACGGCAGCCATAGCGCCGGAGGCGGCGGGTTCGGTTGCTCCAAGGCGAAGGAGACGGTGGCCACGACGGACACCATCGAGGGCGGAACGGAAACGGTGACCCCTCCGACGGAAACGGCCTCCAACGAGGTCGAATGTCCGGGGCCGGTCGACCCCATCAATCCCAATGCCGACGACGTCTGCGACGACCGTGACTCCTACGCCACGGTGAAGGGCCGCGACTGGTCCGAGGAGATCACGTCCCGTTTCGGCCGGCCGGTGAACGAGACCTGCGAGGGCGAGTGCGGCGGCGCCGGCGACCATACGCCGTGGACCCTGTCCTTCACCCTCTCCGGAACGCCCTTCAGCGCGGCCAAGACATACTCTTTCAGTTTCATGAAAGACGAATGGAAGGGCAAGGTCCGCTACCTCGAGGTCAAACGCGACCCGAACGGCGCCGACGGCTGCCTACTGAAGGAGCAGGAGCCGTGCTGGAAGACTTGCGGCGGCGAATGCGAAAAATTCGAAACGGTCGTGAAGGACGAAAAGATCCTCGAGGCCGACGCCAAGTCCCTTGTGGTTTCTTACTTGAACGACGTGTGCAAGACCGAGCTGAAGGTCGAGGACTTCGACAACGACACATTCGGCGACAAGCTCAAGGCCGCCGCCGACAAGGCGACCTTTCACGACGTCCTCTTCTGCGCCCAGGGCCTGCTCCTGACCGCCTCGCAGGCCGTCTCGTGGATCGATACCGCGAGCCAGCTCGGCCTCATCCGGGACGAGACGGGGGTGGCCTACACGCAGGATGAGCTCTTCCGGTGCGCGAAGAAAAAGATTTTCGAGGGCGGCAGCAAGGCGGAACCGAGGCGGTCGCCCCCGGAGACGATGCCGGCCCCGGAGACGGCCCCCGCCCCGGCCGGACCGTAGTTCCCATTTCCTGGACATCATCCGCATTCCGGTAGCATGATTGGATCCTTTGGGAGGACCGCATGCGCCGGAGGGTCTTTGCAGGAGTACTCGCCGCCCTGTTTTGCCTGGGCGGCCTCCGGCTGGAATCCCAGGAACGTTCGCTCCCCGGCGTCCCGGCGCCGTCCGAAGACTCCAAGATCGACCCGCGCCTCCGGAACGTGGCCAACCGGCTCCATGACCTGAAGCGCCGCGGTCTCCCGCGCGCGGACTCCGGCCGCCTCGTCCGCGTCGACGGCGCGGGCGCGGTCCAGACCTACCTCCACGTCGAGGCCCTGAACGACGGCGTCCTCTCGCAATTGAAAGGCCGCGGCGCGCGCATCGAGATCGCGGACCGCGAGGCCGGAATCGTGCAGGCCTGGGTGCCTTATGAGAATCTCGGCGCGATTCAAGACCTCCCCTTCGTCCGCCGGATCACGCCGCCGAGTTACGGCGTCTCAAGGCTCGCCTCCTGCGCCTCGCAGTCCGGGAACGCCTGCCGGACGGAAGGCGACGCGGTCCACCGCGCCGACGACCTGCGCGCCCTAGGCTACGACGGGACCGGCGTCAAGGTGGGCGTCATCTCCGACGGCGTCGACGGCCTCTGCGACGCGGCGGCGGCCGAGGAGCTTCCGGCCGGCATCACCGTCTTTGGAACGTGCAACGACTCCAATCCCTGCGGCTGCAGCGACGGCGACGAGGGCACCGCGATGCTGGAGATCGTCCACGACATGGCGCCCGGCGCGACGCTCGCGTTCGGGGCGGGGCTGTCAACGAGCCTCGAATTCCGCAACCGCGTCGACGACCTCAAAAACACCTTCCAGGCGGACGTCATCGTGGACGACCTGGGCTTCTACGATGAGCCGTACTTCGAGGACGGCCTGGTCGCGTTGAAGGTGAAGGAGGCGGTCGACGCGGGCATCGTCTTCGCCTCCGCGGGGGGCAACGACGCCGAAAACCACTACGAAGGCGACTATGCCGACAGCGGGGACGGCATGGGCAGCCATCAGATCGGCGCGGGCAACAACGTCTTCAACGTGACGGGCTTCAATCCCGTCGTCATCCTTCAGTGGTCCAACCCCTTCGGAAGTTCGGGGGACGACTACGACCTCTGCCTGCAGGGCGAGAACCAGGGCCAATGCGGGGCCCACAACGCGAATCAGAACGGAAACGACGACCCGATCGAGGCGGCGGACCTCAACTGCGCCGGCGGGTGCCAGGTCCAGGTCCGCAAGGTGTCGGGAAACGCGCAGAGGATCGAGCTTTTCGTCCTGGGCGGCACGCTCGCCGCGGAGGACAACGTGGCGGCGGGGAGCCTCTTCGGCCATCCGGCGGTCGCGGGCGTCCTTTCGGCCGCCGCCGTCGACGCGGCCGACCCCGGCCACGACGACGTCGAGGCCTACAGTTCGCAGGGCCCGGCGGACATCTTTTTTCCCTCCGTGGAGTCGCGCGCCAAGCCGGACCTCACCGCCTTGGACGGCGTGGAGGTCGGCGGGTTCGGCGGATTCCCCAGCCCCTTCTTCGGGACCTCCGCCGCCGCCCCTCACGTCGCGGGCGCCGCCGCCCTGCTCTTGGGGGGGCTCGCGCCGTCGGGGGACGACGCCGAGGCGGCCCTCCTCGCGACGGCCGCCGACATCGAAACGGCGGGATTCGACCCCCTTTCCGGAGCGGGGCTCCTGGATGTCTTTGCGGCGGCCGCTTGGTTGACCGCCGGCACCGACACGGACGGCGACGGCGTCCCGGACTTTTCGGACAACTGCGATACGGACGCAAACCCCGCCCAGGAGGATCACGACGGCGACGCCCTGGGCGATGTTTGCGATCCCGACGACGACAACGACGGCGATTTGGACGGAGCCGACAACTGCCCGCTCAAGGCCAACGCGAACCAAAGCGACACCGACGGCGACGGCGCGGGGAACGCCTGCGACCCCGACGACGACGATGACGGGGTCTTGGACGGGCCCGACAACTGCGATCTGGCCGCCAATGCCGACCAGTCCGATCGGGACGGCGATGGAATCGGCGACGCCTGCGACCCCATCGACGACACGCCGCCGGAACCAACGACCGGAGGGACCACCGGGGGGACCGCCGGGGGCGAGACGGGCGGCAGCACGACCACGGGGGACGGGGGCGGGACGACCGGAGGCGTCGAACCGTCTCCGGAAACTCCCGCGAACTCCCCGGGCGGCTGTTCCCTCAGCCGTTGAAAATCATCCCGCAACCGGCGTCTCCTCACGGCCGATGCCGGGCCGATGATCATGCCTTCTTTGCCCCTCGAATTGTCCGCCCAGCTCTTCGCCTCCGCCGCCCTGCGCGCGGGGGCGGTCTCATCCTTCGTCTTCGACGCGACCTTCGCCGTCCTCAAACCGGAGTCGGCCGGCGCGGGGACCATCATCCCGACGGAGGAAGCGGCGGAGACCCTCCGTCACGATTTTCCGATGGAAACGGTGCAAGCCTTCCTCCGCGACCTTGCGGAAGGACGGCTGGACGGCCACCGGTACGACATCGCGAACGGCCTCTACGCGACCGGCAACGGGGGAAGGCCGGTTTTCTTCGACACGTCGATCCTCCTCGCGCGCCAGGACCCCCTCGCTTCCGAACTCAAGGCCGAGCGGCCGGCGCCGATGCGGAAACCGGTCGCCCTCACCTGCGCGGGCGTCTACCTGGACAACCTCCCGCGCATCCCGGCGGATGCCTTCGGCGAGGCCGTCTACCGCGCGCTCGGACAAAAACCGGCGCGTAACGGGGACCTCCTCTGGCTGCACGCGGACCGGGGCGAACTGCGCGGCTCGACGGTGACCGCGGCCATGACCGTCAGCTATGATCCTCCCCGGGAGGCCTCCGCCAAGGACTACCGGACGGCGCCGCTCCGCTTTCCGCTCGTTCCTCTCGAGATGCGTCACGACCTTTGGGAGATCTCCCCGCGCCACGTCATCGGCTCCCGCGCCGTCCGCGAGCGCGTTCTGGACGTCCTGGCGACGACGTCCTGGCCCCTCAAGTCGCCTCGCCCCGAAGCTCACGGCAAACCGCGCCCGCCGCGCGCCCCGAGGCCCGCCGTTCCGCCGGCGCCTCCTCCGGTCCCGGCCCCTCCGAAACGGGAGATCGCTCCGCCTCCACCCCCACCCCCGAAACCCAGGGCCCTTCCGGAGTCGCAGGTCCCGGGCATCGTGGCGGATCTTTTCTCGCAGGCCGACAAGGAGCTCGTCCTCAAGGGGCGGCCGGGCATCATCGCGATCACCCAGCCGGGGATTTCGGTGGCCTCTTTGATCCGGATCCCCGAAGACTTTTTCCGGCGCGCCGTCCGGTATTGCCTGGGGATGCGGGATCCCCGGGAGGGCGACCGGATCGCCTTCACGGCGGGCACCTGCTTTTCGCGGGGCGGGCGGATCCGCGACTGCCTCTTCGTCACGCCCCAGATCCCCCGATCCCGTTCGGGCGGGGATTACCCCAAGCTGTGGATGGAATACCGCTCCGGCCGCTGGACGATCCTGGCGAACAAGGCGTTCGGCAAGGGTTCCGAAGAACTCCGGGACGCCGTCGCAAGACTCCCGTGGAATCTTGTCCAGGAATGAAAAAGCCCCGGGCCGGATGACCCAGGGCTTTTTCGATCAGACAACGCCGATTTTTCTCTGAACTAGGCCGCTTTGACCGCCGGCACCCCGCCCCCGCCGAAGGCGAGCATCAGCAGGAGGATCAGGTTGGCGATGGGCACGAACATGAGCAGGCCCAGCCACTTGTTTTTTCCGAGCCTCTCGCAGATCGCCATCCAGACGATCGCGACGATGACGATGTTCACGATGGGGATGATGAGCAGGATGATCCACCAGAGCGGCTTGGCCGCGACCTGGAGGAGCAGGATGATGTTGGCGATGGGAATCAGCGCCATGATGAGGGCCGTCTTGAACGGCTGGCCGGTCTTCTCGGCGATCTTCGCCAGGCAGTAGGCAAAGAAGACGTAGGCGACGAGATAGACGATCAAGACGCCGATCCCGATTCCGGCGCCCATCGCCGGGTTCATCTGTGGAACTTGATCTGGATTCATAGTGTCCCCCCCTTTGAGAGAGACGTTTCTAACACACTTCCGGGGAGATGGCGAGAAATTCCTAAGGATGATGAGGAGTTAGCCCCCCTTGACAAAGGCTCCTATCATTTGCATACTTGTGCATATGAACAAGCCAGCGGACAATCCGTCGCGGATCTTCAAGGCCCTCTCGGACCCGAACCGGTTGAGCCTCTTGTGGAGGCTCGCCGACTGCGGGACGGACGATTGCGTGGGCCGGATCGCCGAGTGCTGCCCGGTCGACCTTTCCGTCATTTCGAGGCATCTGGCCGTCTTGAGGGAGGCCGGCCTGGTGACCGCCGAGCGGAAGGGAAAGGAGGTCCGCTACGCGATCAACACGGGCTTCATCGTCAAGTTCCTCAGGTCGCTCGCGGATTCCCT containing:
- a CDS encoding amidohydrolase family protein, which gives rise to LEFFDWLTLGWNHRRSLTPAGRRQCFDDGIRQLLRSGTTCVGDAGQYVGVIPQAANSPMRMVLFPELLTGGDADILDGYEGAFSQVDEILDCKSSRLSAGLAPYAAYTLSRHLLKILSQHARELRIPCKIHVAETFSEMQFFYESSGEIAERLFPAMGWANQLPPEHRKTPIQYLDSIGFLENATLIGCNHLADNDLETIARNRARVVHSPRSNARLKLGNPPLKKLRETGSLVALGTDGTGALYSLSLWDEMRFIRNHYPEADQPSPEDLLRMATIEGAKALGLGDRIGTLERGKEADLIAVRLPEKVTPKRLANTLIENTTDREIAAVFVEGKRVRV
- the smpB gene encoding SsrA-binding protein SmpB, which translates into the protein MNVGVSEDRIHSVRANRGLGGGPKGSPGIKIVATNRQAGFRYELLDKYEAGMVLLGSEVKSLRDGNANIGDAYVVHTRSGELILYNSHIAPYPPANRLNHAPLRPRKLLLHAHELEHLIGKLKERGLTLIPTKIYFKNGRAKIEICLARGKKNIDKREDIKKKEQKREMDRAMRRKR
- a CDS encoding DUF882 domain-containing protein; translated protein: MIIFLSFVLGGGGSAWPGAGEGGDGVLSLYTYHLGETARVRYREGDRYLPESLKQLETIFRSRDSDKVLPVDRNLLELIDRIEDHFGVRQVEIISGYRSTAFNKELKATGHAVANESFHTKAMAADLHLDEITEEALKAYAESLKTGGVGFYPSLHMVHVDVGPVRTWGEPAPRKAWVGEKNAAAPVTLTVAPDRSVGKKALDSLKVEGGAIEPAVDIEFFDRGRWTVVGQVDATVPLSKQQEALADLPFGKFRLKARVKGQPDLFQYSNEFYFKRM
- a CDS encoding thrombospondin type 3 repeat-containing protein, translated to MRRRVFAGVLAALFCLGGLRLESQERSLPGVPAPSEDSKIDPRLRNVANRLHDLKRRGLPRADSGRLVRVDGAGAVQTYLHVEALNDGVLSQLKGRGARIEIADREAGIVQAWVPYENLGAIQDLPFVRRITPPSYGVSRLASCASQSGNACRTEGDAVHRADDLRALGYDGTGVKVGVISDGVDGLCDAAAAEELPAGITVFGTCNDSNPCGCSDGDEGTAMLEIVHDMAPGATLAFGAGLSTSLEFRNRVDDLKNTFQADVIVDDLGFYDEPYFEDGLVALKVKEAVDAGIVFASAGGNDAENHYEGDYADSGDGMGSHQIGAGNNVFNVTGFNPVVILQWSNPFGSSGDDYDLCLQGENQGQCGAHNANQNGNDDPIEAADLNCAGGCQVQVRKVSGNAQRIELFVLGGTLAAEDNVAAGSLFGHPAVAGVLSAAAVDAADPGHDDVEAYSSQGPADIFFPSVESRAKPDLTALDGVEVGGFGGFPSPFFGTSAAAPHVAGAAALLLGGLAPSGDDAEAALLATAADIETAGFDPLSGAGLLDVFAAAAWLTAGTDTDGDGVPDFSDNCDTDANPAQEDHDGDALGDVCDPDDDNDGDLDGADNCPLKANANQSDTDGDGAGNACDPDDDDDGVLDGPDNCDLAANADQSDRDGDGIGDACDPIDDTPPEPTTGGTTGGTAGGETGGSTTTGDGGGTTGGVEPSPETPANSPGGCSLSR
- a CDS encoding DUF5684 domain-containing protein, translating into MNPDQVPQMNPAMGAGIGIGVLIVYLVAYVFFAYCLAKIAEKTGQPFKTALIMALIPIANIILLLQVAAKPLWWIILLIIPIVNIVIVAIVWMAICERLGKNKWLGLLMFVPIANLILLLMLAFGGGGVPAVKAA
- a CDS encoding metalloregulator ArsR/SmtB family transcription factor; translated protein: MNKPADNPSRIFKALSDPNRLSLLWRLADCGTDDCVGRIAECCPVDLSVISRHLAVLREAGLVTAERKGKEVRYAINTGFIVKFLRSLADSLDGCCGPRKKPTKRRKSS